A region from the Algoriphagus machipongonensis genome encodes:
- a CDS encoding TonB-dependent receptor, with product MRKVLLLVSFICCFSFAQAQNTNSQKISGTFLGMSFERFAEKIESETPFKLYYKNSDVEEIQVNLQANDSDIGALLREILSNTGLTYSIDNSKRIWISKGSKIYVDFPADYFMVQERQEVQSNANDTLGAFDKNKRFIIGKANENPESPTAVLSGVVTSVESGNPMNGAVVLEKVNYTQVVTNKEGKYRLTLPKGRHTIWIQNIGGFQEQRQIDLKGDGVLNMSIEENVLSLDEVVVSSGALSHINKLDMGVQSISVADVKRLPAVMGEVDVLRGILTMPGVNTVGEATTGFNVRGGAADQNLILYGNSTVFNPTHAFGFFSAFNADIISGVELYKGSVPVNYGGRLSSVLKVDPKFGSKEKFGGSGGIGILTSRLGFEGPIGEKTTFAIGGRSTYSDWALKLLDDEADLNGSAISFYDINANIQHEINDNNTIELTSYFSRDKFRFDPDTSYSYQNLNLSLAWQHYFNDALEGKLTVGQDSYEFGIIGQDNPLNSFDFGFDVNQLFIRADFEYRKSENHILKFGVHGIQYSLNPGTNRPYGPESIVIDQELQEENAQEISIFIGDEFTVNENLSFSYGGRYMFYRLLGPLNVKEYVPGEPITESNVTGERSYGKGESVQTYHGPEFRVSGRYTLNNQSSLKFGFNTMRQNIHLLSNSSSIAPTDSWKLSDTYIKPQTGGQASLGYYRNMAKNQLEFSTEVYYKYMNNLLDYRSGAQIVLNENIEQDVLNSVGKAYGVELLLKKNTGALKGSIAYTYSRSFMKTSDEPSIEKINDGEFYSSNFDQPHHLVVVANYELSKRVNTSFNLNYSTGRPITLPISKFDYAGSERVYFSDRNAYRIPDYFRMDFSVNLEGSHKVDKPAHASWSFGVYNILGRSNPYSVYYVPEDGKLRGYQLSIFAKPIPFITYNFRF from the coding sequence ATGAGAAAGGTTTTACTTCTTGTCAGTTTTATTTGCTGTTTTTCTTTTGCTCAAGCTCAAAACACCAATTCCCAAAAAATTTCAGGTACTTTTTTAGGTATGTCCTTTGAAAGGTTTGCCGAGAAAATAGAGTCAGAAACTCCTTTTAAACTTTACTATAAAAACTCTGATGTAGAGGAAATCCAAGTGAATCTTCAAGCCAATGATTCTGATATTGGGGCTCTTCTAAGAGAAATATTGTCTAATACTGGGCTTACTTACTCTATTGATAATTCGAAGAGAATTTGGATTTCAAAGGGTAGTAAAATATATGTGGATTTTCCTGCCGACTATTTTATGGTCCAAGAAAGGCAGGAAGTTCAATCAAATGCTAATGATACACTAGGAGCATTTGATAAGAATAAGAGGTTTATCATTGGTAAGGCAAATGAAAATCCAGAATCACCAACGGCGGTTTTAAGTGGCGTAGTGACTAGTGTTGAATCGGGGAATCCGATGAATGGAGCTGTGGTTTTAGAAAAAGTTAACTATACACAGGTAGTTACAAATAAGGAAGGAAAATATCGATTGACACTACCAAAAGGTAGACATACCATTTGGATTCAAAATATCGGAGGGTTCCAAGAGCAAAGGCAAATTGACCTTAAAGGGGACGGGGTACTTAATATGAGTATTGAAGAAAACGTACTTTCTCTAGATGAGGTAGTCGTTAGTTCTGGGGCATTATCTCATATTAATAAATTGGACATGGGAGTTCAATCTATCAGTGTAGCTGATGTGAAGAGGCTACCAGCTGTAATGGGAGAGGTGGATGTACTTCGCGGTATTCTCACCATGCCAGGCGTCAACACCGTAGGGGAAGCTACAACGGGCTTTAATGTAAGAGGGGGAGCTGCTGATCAAAACTTGATACTTTACGGAAATTCAACCGTGTTTAACCCCACACATGCCTTTGGCTTTTTCTCTGCTTTCAATGCTGACATCATTTCCGGAGTTGAATTGTATAAAGGCTCTGTTCCGGTTAACTATGGAGGAAGACTCTCTTCCGTATTAAAAGTAGATCCCAAGTTTGGTTCAAAAGAAAAGTTTGGAGGTAGTGGGGGAATAGGGATATTAACCAGTAGGTTAGGTTTTGAAGGACCTATTGGCGAAAAAACCACTTTTGCTATAGGAGGTAGGTCAACCTACTCGGATTGGGCTTTAAAGCTATTGGATGATGAGGCAGATTTGAATGGAAGTGCAATATCATTTTATGATATCAATGCAAACATTCAACATGAGATCAATGATAATAATACCATCGAATTAACGAGTTATTTCAGTAGGGACAAATTTCGATTTGACCCTGATACTTCTTATTCCTACCAAAACTTAAACCTTTCTCTGGCTTGGCAACATTATTTTAATGATGCACTGGAGGGAAAGCTGACAGTTGGACAGGATAGTTACGAATTTGGGATTATTGGGCAGGACAACCCACTAAACTCCTTTGATTTTGGTTTTGACGTCAATCAACTTTTTATTAGGGCTGATTTCGAGTATAGAAAAAGTGAAAATCACATCCTTAAGTTTGGAGTACACGGGATCCAGTATTCCTTAAATCCAGGTACTAATCGTCCCTATGGTCCAGAATCTATAGTGATTGATCAGGAGCTCCAAGAAGAAAATGCTCAAGAGATATCTATTTTTATCGGAGATGAATTCACTGTCAATGAAAACCTCTCTTTTAGCTATGGAGGAAGGTACATGTTTTATCGATTGTTGGGGCCATTAAACGTTAAGGAGTATGTGCCTGGGGAACCCATTACTGAAAGCAATGTAACTGGTGAAAGGAGTTATGGGAAGGGAGAATCTGTACAGACCTACCATGGCCCGGAATTTAGAGTTTCTGGAAGGTATACGCTAAACAATCAATCGTCTCTGAAATTTGGCTTTAATACCATGAGGCAAAACATCCATTTGTTATCTAATTCCTCCTCAATTGCTCCAACAGATTCGTGGAAACTCAGTGATACCTATATCAAACCGCAAACTGGCGGGCAAGCTTCCCTTGGATATTATAGAAATATGGCTAAAAATCAGCTAGAATTCTCAACAGAGGTTTATTATAAGTATATGAACAACTTACTGGATTACCGATCTGGAGCCCAGATAGTTTTAAATGAAAATATTGAACAAGATGTTTTGAATTCAGTGGGTAAGGCCTATGGTGTTGAATTATTGCTAAAGAAAAACACAGGAGCCTTAAAAGGCTCTATTGCCTACACTTACTCGAGATCATTTATGAAAACCTCTGATGAACCGAGTATAGAAAAAATTAACGACGGGGAGTTTTATTCCAGCAATTTTGACCAACCACATCACTTGGTGGTGGTTGCCAATTATGAGTTGAGCAAAAGAGTAAACACCTCATTTAATTTGAACTACAGTACAGGTAGGCCGATTACATTACCTATTTCAAAGTTTGATTATGCTGGCTCCGAAAGGGTTTATTTCTCTGATAGAAATGCCTATAGGATACCGGATTATTTTAGAATGGACTTTTCCGTCAACTTAGAGGGAAGCCATAAAGTTGATAAACCGGCACATGCTTCATGGTCTTTTGGTGTGTATAACATTTTAGGGCGAAGCAATCCCTATTCTGTGTACTATGTTCCGGAGGATGGAAAGTTGAGGGGATATCAGCTTTCTATCTTTGCAAAACCCATCCCATTTATAACCTATAATTTCCGATTCTAA
- a CDS encoding sugar phosphate isomerase/epimerase family protein produces the protein MKRRNILKSLALAPAALAVSPTFAKASELKNVKYKYSLNTSTIRGQKLSLSEIIETSSKAGYDGLEIWISEIETYLGSGKSLSSLKTVLSDAKQTPFNAIGFAPWMAQDPQKSKQGFAQMEKEMGMLADIGCTRIAAPAIGAEGEINVQESAEKYSQLIDLGKKIGVMPQLEFWGAFGPFHNLSQCLSVAVAANNPDTKILPDVYHLFRGGSGFNALKLLSSDAFDIIHVNDVPSGIAVEDLQDKDRVYPGDGIAPYDVITETLGGMSGTKILSLELFNPTYYQQDALEVAKTGLKKTKEMFL, from the coding sequence ATGAAAAGACGAAATATATTAAAATCTCTTGCACTTGCACCTGCAGCATTAGCTGTATCACCCACATTCGCAAAAGCCTCAGAACTAAAGAATGTAAAATATAAGTATAGTTTAAACACTAGCACAATTCGTGGACAAAAATTAAGTCTTAGCGAAATAATTGAAACTTCCTCTAAAGCAGGGTATGATGGTCTTGAAATATGGATTTCAGAAATAGAAACTTACCTAGGGTCTGGAAAAAGCCTATCCTCCCTAAAGACTGTCTTAAGTGACGCTAAACAAACACCGTTCAATGCGATAGGCTTTGCCCCGTGGATGGCTCAAGACCCACAGAAATCAAAACAAGGCTTTGCTCAGATGGAGAAAGAAATGGGAATGCTGGCAGATATTGGCTGTACAAGGATTGCTGCTCCTGCAATAGGTGCTGAGGGTGAAATCAATGTTCAGGAATCCGCAGAGAAATATTCTCAGTTGATTGATTTGGGAAAAAAAATAGGAGTTATGCCTCAGCTGGAATTTTGGGGAGCTTTTGGACCTTTCCATAATTTAAGTCAATGCCTTTCGGTAGCTGTAGCTGCCAATAATCCAGACACTAAAATTTTACCAGATGTATATCACTTATTTAGAGGGGGATCGGGTTTTAATGCGCTAAAACTTTTAAGCAGTGATGCATTTGATATTATCCATGTCAATGATGTTCCTTCAGGAATTGCTGTTGAAGATCTTCAAGACAAAGATAGAGTCTATCCTGGGGACGGAATTGCACCTTACGATGTGATAACTGAGACTTTGGGTGGTATGTCTGGAACTAAAATTCTATCCTTAGAACTTTTCAACCCAACGTATTACCAACAAGACGCTTTAGAAGTTGCCAAAACAGGACTGAAGAAGACAAAAGAAATGTTTCTCTAG
- the cysM gene encoding cysteine synthase CysM, whose protein sequence is MKLFELVGNTPLIELENIPVNPKVKIYCKLEGQNPGGSVKDRAAYNMIKSALERGDIKKGDKLVEATSGNTGIALAMIAKVMGLDMTLIMPDNSTKERVLSMEAYGANVILTPASKTIEYSRTLAEKMQKEEGYFMLNQFGNDDNFLAHYKTTGPEIWNDTQGEVTHFVSAMGTTGTIMGVSMYLKEQNPSIQIVGTQPTDGSSIPGIRRWSPEFLPAIFDASRVDQVIDVSQEEATEMTRRMAKEEGILAGMSSGGALHAAIKLSQTLEEGVIVCITCDRGDRYLSSDLFA, encoded by the coding sequence ATGAAGCTATTTGAATTAGTAGGAAATACTCCATTAATCGAACTTGAGAACATCCCGGTCAATCCGAAAGTAAAAATCTATTGTAAGCTGGAAGGTCAAAACCCTGGTGGCAGCGTTAAGGATCGTGCGGCATATAATATGATCAAATCGGCTTTGGAAAGGGGAGATATCAAAAAAGGAGATAAGCTTGTTGAAGCCACCAGTGGCAATACCGGGATTGCATTAGCTATGATTGCTAAAGTGATGGGACTGGATATGACACTGATTATGCCTGATAATTCTACCAAAGAGCGAGTTTTGTCAATGGAAGCTTATGGAGCCAACGTGATTTTGACCCCTGCTTCCAAAACGATTGAATATTCTAGGACACTTGCTGAAAAAATGCAAAAAGAAGAAGGTTACTTCATGCTTAATCAATTTGGTAATGACGACAACTTTCTAGCACACTATAAAACGACAGGTCCAGAAATCTGGAATGACACCCAAGGTGAAGTAACTCATTTTGTCTCAGCCATGGGTACCACTGGAACGATCATGGGAGTTTCCATGTATCTCAAAGAGCAAAATCCATCTATTCAAATTGTAGGAACACAACCGACAGATGGATCTAGCATTCCAGGTATTAGGAGATGGTCGCCTGAATTTTTACCTGCAATCTTCGATGCTTCCAGAGTAGATCAGGTAATTGATGTCAGCCAGGAAGAGGCGACAGAGATGACCAGGAGGATGGCTAAAGAAGAAGGAATACTTGCTGGTATGAGCAGTGGTGGAGCACTTCATGCAGCCATCAAACTTTCCCAAACCCTAGAAGAAGGGGTAATTGTTTGCATTACTTGTGATAGGGGAGACCGCTATTTGAGTTCCGATCTCTTTGCCTAG
- the epsC gene encoding serine O-acetyltransferase EpsC, giving the protein MNSFINKIHQAHLDCSDCPSPKVIHGFFEELLGLLFPEHALSKIKEKSEIEDKINKLQHTLSDVLKRNVHLHKGDGEALAKSFFEGLEKVYTWIQQDVDAIYEGDPAAKSRNEILRSYPGFYAISAYRIAHSLHSLGISLIPRMISELAHSKTGIEIHPGAKIGQHFCIDHGTGVVIGETTVIGNHVKIYQGVTLGALSVNKEDADIKRHPTIEDHVVIYSGATILGGKTVIGENSTVGGNVWLTKSVPSGSKVYYQTQMYHSGSEVTDMYVFKNDNDEAI; this is encoded by the coding sequence ATGAATTCTTTTATTAATAAAATCCATCAGGCACATTTAGATTGTTCGGATTGCCCTTCACCCAAAGTTATCCATGGGTTTTTTGAGGAGCTTTTAGGTCTGCTTTTTCCTGAACATGCTTTGAGTAAAATCAAGGAGAAATCAGAAATTGAGGATAAAATCAATAAACTTCAGCATACCCTTTCAGATGTGTTGAAAAGAAATGTCCACTTGCATAAAGGAGACGGAGAGGCGCTGGCTAAATCTTTTTTTGAGGGTTTAGAGAAAGTCTATACATGGATACAACAGGATGTAGATGCTATATACGAGGGAGATCCAGCAGCAAAATCCAGAAATGAAATACTTCGAAGTTATCCGGGATTCTATGCGATTTCAGCCTATCGTATAGCACACTCACTTCATAGTTTGGGAATTTCATTAATTCCAAGAATGATTTCAGAGTTGGCACACAGTAAAACTGGAATTGAGATCCATCCCGGTGCAAAAATAGGGCAGCATTTCTGCATAGATCATGGGACAGGTGTAGTGATTGGAGAGACCACAGTGATCGGAAACCATGTAAAAATTTATCAGGGGGTTACTTTAGGGGCATTAAGTGTCAATAAAGAAGATGCTGATATCAAACGACATCCTACCATTGAAGATCATGTGGTGATTTACTCAGGAGCAACAATTCTGGGTGGAAAAACAGTGATTGGGGAAAACAGCACTGTAGGTGGGAATGTTTGGCTAACTAAAAGTGTTCCTTCCGGAAGTAAGGTCTATTATCAGACTCAGATGTACCATTCTGGCAGCGAAGTCACAGATATGTATGTCTTCAAAAATGACAATGATGAAGCTATTTGA
- a CDS encoding septum formation initiator family protein, translated as MSKYLKYTKNFYVLGTLFFVFWMVFIDSNNVVNQFRLSSKLSELSDQKEFYQERKEEIKEEREELMSNPELLEKFAREKYLMKKKTEDLYVIVKK; from the coding sequence ATGAGCAAATATCTTAAATACACCAAAAATTTTTATGTACTCGGGACCTTATTCTTTGTCTTTTGGATGGTTTTTATAGATTCTAATAATGTAGTGAACCAGTTTAGGTTAAGTAGCAAGCTAAGTGAGCTTTCAGATCAAAAGGAATTTTATCAGGAGAGAAAAGAGGAAATTAAGGAAGAAAGAGAGGAGTTAATGAGTAATCCTGAACTTTTAGAGAAGTTTGCACGTGAAAAGTATCTCATGAAGAAGAAGACTGAAGATCTCTATGTTATCGTTAAAAAATAA